One genomic segment of Pseudomonas sp. p1(2021b) includes these proteins:
- a CDS encoding exonuclease domain-containing protein, with the protein MGHWLVIDLEATTDDGGWPVTEMEIIEIGASLVTREGREVDHFQRFVRPRRRPQLTPFCRALTHISQASVDGAAAFPDVWAQFERWLGHHRERLQAWVSWGDYDRQQLNQEWQQHQVTSLLQTLPHINLKQRFAKARHLQRPLGLNSALQLAGLQFTGQQHRALEDARNTARLLPLSLPATGT; encoded by the coding sequence ATGGGCCATTGGCTGGTGATTGACTTGGAGGCCACCACCGACGACGGGGGCTGGCCCGTCACGGAGATGGAAATCATTGAAATCGGTGCGAGCCTGGTGACCCGGGAAGGTCGCGAGGTCGATCACTTCCAACGGTTCGTGCGCCCCCGGCGGCGGCCGCAACTGACGCCCTTCTGCCGCGCCCTGACTCACATCAGCCAGGCCAGCGTCGATGGCGCGGCGGCCTTTCCCGACGTGTGGGCGCAATTCGAACGCTGGCTGGGCCACCATCGTGAACGTCTGCAGGCCTGGGTCAGCTGGGGCGACTATGACCGCCAGCAACTGAACCAGGAATGGCAACAGCACCAGGTCACGAGCCTGCTGCAGACCCTGCCCCATATCAACCTCAAACAACGCTTCGCCAAGGCCCGCCACCTGCAACGCCCGCTGGGGCTAAACAGTGCCCTGCAACTGGCCGGGCTGCAGTTCACCGGCCAGCAGCACCGCGCCCTGGAGGACGCCCGCAACACCGCTCGACTGCTGCCCTTGAGCCTTCCGGCCACCGGCACGTGA
- the greB gene encoding transcription elongation factor GreB, which produces MSTNIITTEGHEALKKELDHLWRVYRPEITQKVTWAASLGDRSENADYQYNKKLLREIDRRVRYLRKRLEDVKVVAYSPQQEGKVFFGAWVEIENDEGEMLKFRIVGYDEIHGRNDYISIDSPMARALLKKEEGDEVVVNTPTGEATWYVNRIHYGQ; this is translated from the coding sequence TTGAGCACCAACATCATCACCACCGAAGGTCACGAGGCCCTGAAGAAGGAGCTCGACCACTTGTGGCGGGTCTATCGCCCCGAGATCACGCAAAAGGTCACCTGGGCAGCCTCCTTGGGTGATCGCAGCGAGAATGCCGATTACCAGTACAACAAGAAGCTGCTGCGCGAGATCGACCGCCGAGTACGCTACCTGCGCAAGCGTCTGGAAGACGTCAAAGTCGTTGCCTATTCACCGCAGCAGGAAGGCAAGGTGTTCTTCGGCGCGTGGGTGGAGATCGAGAACGACGAGGGCGAGATGTTGAAGTTTCGTATCGTTGGCTACGACGAGATCCATGGCCGCAACGACTACATCTCGATCGACTCGCCCATGGCACGGGCGCTGTTGAAGAAGGAAGAAGGGGATGAGGTGGTGGTGAACACACCTACCGGTGAAGCCACCTGGTATGTCAATCGTATCCATTACGGCCAGTAG
- a CDS encoding RNA polymerase factor sigma-70: MAEQLSTSKCDSPLLQAFVDNRSILVKIAARITGCRSRAEDVVQDAFFRLSAAPQITSSFKAQLSYLFQIVRNLAIDHYRKQAMELKYSGSEEEGLNVVLQNASPEATHINLATLEHIAEALGELPQRTRYAFEMYRLHGVPQKDIAKELGVSPTLVNFMIRDALIHCRKHSRQG, translated from the coding sequence ATGGCGGAACAACTATCCACAAGTAAGTGCGATTCACCCTTACTCCAGGCATTCGTCGACAACCGCAGCATCCTGGTCAAGATCGCCGCGCGCATCACCGGCTGCCGCTCGCGGGCCGAAGACGTGGTGCAGGACGCCTTCTTCCGGCTCAGCGCCGCACCGCAGATCACATCCTCGTTCAAGGCCCAGCTCAGCTACCTGTTCCAGATCGTGCGCAACCTGGCGATCGACCACTACCGCAAGCAAGCCATGGAACTCAAGTATTCGGGCAGCGAAGAGGAAGGCCTCAATGTCGTCCTGCAGAACGCCTCACCCGAAGCCACCCACATCAACCTTGCCACCCTCGAGCACATCGCCGAAGCCCTGGGCGAGTTGCCCCAGCGTACCCGCTATGCCTTCGAGATGTATCGCCTGCACGGGGTGCCGCAAAAGGACATCGCCAAGGAGCTGGGCGTATCGCCGACACTGGTGAACTTCATGATCCGCGATGCGCTGATCCATTGCCGCAAGCACAGCCGCCAGGGCTGA
- a CDS encoding substrate-binding periplasmic protein, which translates to MIRVPGLKALSCLLISAALSQASLAQAGPVVEVRVGGAHFPPYTVRPEQGTETGLLPQMLKALNQLQQQYHFVLVPTSVPRRFGDFQQGRTDIAMFENPKWGWDRFPHQSVDLGLEDAEIFVARRQTGRDQQYFENLQGKRLALFNGYHYAFANFNSDPYYLGETYDAILTYSHDSNLLMVERGRVDIALVTRSYFIDFCARHPDIADQFLASERIDQRYRHYAILRPESPIDAKAFAALIRRLHDNGQMLRIFQPYRVKVVRPPND; encoded by the coding sequence TTGATTCGCGTACCCGGCCTCAAGGCCCTGTCCTGTTTGTTGATCTCTGCTGCGTTGTCGCAGGCCTCGCTCGCGCAGGCGGGCCCGGTGGTGGAGGTGAGGGTCGGCGGCGCGCATTTCCCCCCTTATACCGTGCGCCCCGAACAAGGCACCGAAACCGGCTTGCTGCCGCAGATGCTCAAGGCGCTCAACCAGTTGCAACAGCAATACCATTTCGTGCTCGTGCCTACGTCCGTGCCGCGGCGCTTCGGCGATTTCCAGCAGGGGCGTACCGACATCGCCATGTTCGAGAACCCCAAGTGGGGTTGGGACCGCTTTCCCCATCAAAGCGTGGACCTGGGCCTGGAAGATGCCGAGATCTTCGTCGCCCGCCGCCAGACCGGGCGCGACCAGCAGTACTTCGAGAACCTGCAAGGCAAGCGCCTGGCCCTGTTCAACGGCTACCACTATGCATTCGCCAACTTCAATTCCGACCCGTACTACCTGGGCGAAACCTACGATGCGATCCTGACCTACTCCCACGACAGCAACCTGTTGATGGTCGAGCGCGGGCGGGTCGATATCGCCTTGGTCACGCGCTCCTACTTCATTGATTTTTGCGCCCGCCACCCCGACATCGCCGACCAGTTCCTGGCCTCCGAACGCATCGACCAGCGTTATCGCCACTACGCCATCCTGCGTCCCGAGTCGCCCATCGACGCCAAGGCATTTGCCGCGCTGATACGACGGTTGCACGACAACGGCCAGATGCTGCGTATCTTCCAGCCGTATCGCGTCAAGGTGGTGCGCCCGCCCAACGACTAA
- a CDS encoding GNAT family N-acetyltransferase, translating to MPFDAASLPLSLPRWRSLSADEGDTRLSLTLEGRPLIQVRLAPGATLDVHVERLCPERPEQALWAACYWLLSRDPACQRLAWHLPEALPQALASGLLVPGERPGLYLCERGMFWQLPQPWLGDAAADHYPQQMMFRDGKRHPRRPPKPRGEVYRRFDARLGAWVSLRTLEIDHDLARFNRWQNDPRIAQFWQEAGTLEQHREYLAKLEADPHTLTLVGCFDDEPFAYFEAYWAKEDRIAPFYPAGDYDRGIHMLVGEQAHRGPHKVASWLSALVHYLFLDDPRTQRVVAEPRADNGRMIGYLHGQCFHCEKEFDFPHKRAALMILGRERFFDRCSLV from the coding sequence ATGCCGTTCGATGCCGCTTCGCTGCCTCTTTCCTTGCCCCGCTGGCGCAGCCTCAGTGCCGATGAAGGGGATACCCGCTTGAGCCTTACACTCGAAGGCCGCCCGTTGATCCAGGTGCGCCTGGCCCCAGGCGCTACCCTTGACGTGCATGTGGAGCGACTGTGCCCGGAGCGCCCCGAACAGGCCTTGTGGGCGGCATGCTATTGGCTGCTGTCGCGCGACCCGGCCTGCCAGCGCCTGGCCTGGCACCTGCCCGAGGCGCTGCCCCAGGCGCTGGCCAGCGGGCTGCTGGTGCCCGGCGAGCGCCCGGGCCTGTACCTGTGCGAGCGCGGGATGTTCTGGCAATTGCCTCAGCCCTGGCTTGGCGATGCGGCGGCCGATCACTACCCCCAGCAGATGATGTTCCGCGACGGCAAGCGCCACCCCAGGCGCCCGCCCAAGCCGCGTGGTGAGGTGTACCGGCGTTTCGATGCGCGCCTGGGCGCCTGGGTGTCATTGCGCACCCTGGAGATCGATCACGACCTGGCCCGTTTCAACCGTTGGCAGAACGACCCGCGCATCGCGCAGTTCTGGCAGGAGGCCGGTACCCTTGAGCAGCATCGTGAATACCTGGCGAAACTCGAGGCCGACCCGCACACCCTGACCCTGGTCGGTTGCTTCGATGATGAGCCGTTCGCCTACTTCGAGGCCTACTGGGCCAAGGAAGACCGGATCGCACCGTTCTACCCGGCTGGCGACTACGACCGCGGTATCCACATGTTGGTAGGCGAGCAGGCGCATCGTGGTCCGCACAAGGTGGCCAGCTGGTTGTCGGCGCTAGTGCACTACCTGTTCCTGGACGACCCACGTACCCAGCGGGTGGTCGCCGAGCCACGTGCCGACAACGGCAGGATGATCGGCTACCTGCATGGGCAGTGCTTCCATTGCGAGAAGGAATTCGATTTCCCGCACAAGCGGGCGGCGTTGATGATCCTGGGGCGGGAGCGGTTCTTCGATCGCTGTTCGTTGGTCTGA
- a CDS encoding pyrimidine/purine nucleoside phosphorylase, translated as MFKVNEYFDGTVKSIGFAGEEGPATVGVMAPGEYEFGTAKREIMHVVSGALTVKLPGSDNWEVFKAGSQFNVPADSKFQLKVAVDTAYLCEYRD; from the coding sequence ATGTTCAAGGTCAATGAATACTTCGATGGCACCGTCAAGTCGATCGGCTTCGCAGGCGAGGAAGGCCCGGCGACCGTGGGCGTCATGGCGCCGGGCGAGTACGAGTTCGGCACCGCCAAGCGCGAGATCATGCACGTGGTTTCCGGTGCGCTGACCGTCAAGCTGCCAGGCAGCGACAACTGGGAAGTGTTCAAGGCGGGCAGCCAGTTCAACGTGCCGGCCGACAGCAAGTTCCAGCTGAAAGTGGCAGTCGACACCGCCTACCTGTGCGAGTACCGCGACTGA